ATTGCTCATGTAACTCTTGAGTTTAAATGTGGTCAACATATGCTCACTGAAAACGGGGTTGCTTCAAGAGGACTTTGAGTCCAGGGTGATTAGGtaagtaaaaaatgtaaaaaggtagAAAATTTTTGTCACTTGAGTCTAAATAATTGTTCTTATAAGTGCCAAGGCCTGTTTCTGTTAGGCTCAGAAGATCAAAGGATTTGgctcttttaaaatatagaaagctCTAGCTTCAGCTAGAATTTAGGCCTTTAGTAATAGCCCTAATTTTTATGAAGCCATTTTGTTCCAGTGATCTTTTGGTGAGAGATGCTATGTAAGTACTATTCTTCAGAATGAGGTGTCTTTTTACCCTGATGAAATAATTTAGATTGCTTTTGATACAGGTAAAACAAATATCCTGGCTTCCATAATTgtagaaaaaacttcaaataggAATCCTTTGTTGTATCAAAGTAGCACCTGATGGGAATGAACAGACAGGAGTGGATGAAGGATAGCAGTTTGTGTTCCATTTCAAGCCTATGGGCTCACACATGTATTCAGATAAGAACACCACCTCTCACTAAACTCCAGCAGTATTCATGCATATTTTTGAATGGCATGTAGGAAATGTTTGATAGGTACATAATATATTCACTTCAGGTCGCTAATGTAATACAGGGTCGTGCTTCTTAGAGTTGACAGATCACCTTTGGTTCTCCAAAATGAACATTCTAGTACAGGAGGTCTAGGGAGGAACCTGAGAGTATACTAATGCTTAGGAACTTTCTCTGGAGTGGCAAGAACAGTGGGAAGAATTATATCAATAGCTACCGAAATAAGGGAGTAAGAACAAGTTATCTCTCTAGTGAATTCTTCCCTTTACTGAGAAAAACATACATGTTAATAAGCTTGAGTTTTCCCAAAAGTATAATTCTTCTGGTTCTTCTAAGAAAATGGCACTCCATGGAAACAAGAACCAAATTTATTCGCCTTTGTAGCAGTTGGGAAAGTTAGTGCTAGGAAGTCTTCTTGATTTATAGTAGGCTTTAATCTGGATATTGCTGGTAAAAGTTTATTCTAAAACCTGAACTCTGGGTAAAGTAGTAAATACAAAAAGCTTCTCAACCTTCCAAGCAAAATTGAGAGCCTTCAGGTTATGTGAGTAATTTAGTCTCTTGGGTGCTTAGTTCATTCCTTGAAGCTCATTTTTGTGATCTCTTCCAAGATTGCATTTGCTTGGAGGTAGGGAGTTAGACAAGATGGTATAAGGTCCCTAAATTTTGACTTTCCAAACAAAATTGGACAGTGGTTCCTTAATTGCTAACATCCTCTTTTCTTCCTAAGGCTTCTCATGTTTCATATATAGTAGCCTTCCCAAAATCCCATCCCCCCCCGACACACATTACACCATGTAGAGAGAACGAACCTGTCTCCCTTCCTGTACAGAATACGGGATCCTTCAACtttcacacaggctgcagtgtctGCCACACATTTAGCTCAACTTTTTTTTAGCCTTAAAGTGATGTCACCTGCTGCATCTGTCGCTGGGTTGCACCTTGTGGATTTAGTTTGCATAAATTTTCTCAGCTTAAACAAAGTTAACATTGAATAGAGTAGGCTTACCATAAAGGGCTTAATAAATGCCATGCATGCCTACATTCTGTGTGGAAATTGAGCTAGTCAGGTTGATATTTAACATTGTAGGTTCTTTGTTTAGTTAACTTATATGAAATAATGGTTACCATTTAACTCTTTAGGTTAGCTTTGTACATAGCATCTCACTTTGCACAACCACCTTGCAAGGTAAGTATTGTTATTCTTGTGCTACAAATGAAGTTGACTGAGAGGATGAGTACCacttccaaggtcacacagctattaaatggcagagctgggatacTAGCCTGTGACTCAGAACTTGATGCTTTTCCCCCCACGCCATGCATGCCAGGTTGCCTTTCCTTTCAGAAATGATGGATGTCCTGCAAAATGCAATAAACTGAAGTAACGTAGCTTCTATTAATACAAAGTAAATAACTCAGTAGATTTACTGGATTTTAAACCTTATTCCTTGGGTAAACAATCTGTGACTTACTTCACACCAAATATTTGTTGGTGGAGGATTTGGACTTTAGGGATAAAAGtggatacattttttattttacaaactcTGTATTTGAACTTAATTATTGGCTCTTCAATTTTAAgttaccagctttttttttttttttaatgaatttgatTTACATCGTGGTCAAATAAAAATTGTTGAGCAGGGAAAATAAACTACTTTCTGGATTCCTTCTCGAATTTTCTCATGTTGTGCCCTAGAGAAAATGTGAAGCCATTCCACATTAAGGTGTTACTTTTCCCAGGGGTgtgttcatttaaaaagaatgaagccaggcaatgtttatttttcttttacctacaaataaatgaatggattaatcaTTGTATACTTGACTCCCATGTTGGTAGGGATTTTAGATAGGAGGCTATTTCTTGTCTGTGCTTCTCAATACCCCATAAGCAGTTGCTTCATGGATGTATATACTAATAAGCAGTGAAAGAAAGTGCATGTTCAAAGAATACAACAAGGAGTCTGGATATTTTGCAATCATCTTTATATATTACGGTGCTCTGAATTAAAAGCTAAAAGTTACTGGGTATGTCTGACACCTTAGTGCTTTATCTTGGTTCTACTAATTTTGTCTGCCCCACTCCCACTTAACCCTAGCCTCATTCCTTATCTGTAAGATAGGGGATGATACCATTGTAAGGTTATTAAGATTGAATAAGGATAAAATTTATAATGGGTTTTTAgcaaatggcagaaaatattttctgaagaaaaccaagtgctattaaaaaaaaaatcacaagccttGGGCTTACTTTGGGATtttaaaaaccaagagaaaatGGATGGCTGAACTTTCAAACATTTGGTAAATATTACGGTATTGTAGTTCAGAGCTCTGGATTCTTTGCATTTTGCCTGCTGGGTGAGAAGGAATAAAAGCttgttgtgccttttttttttttttttaatcactttaatTTCAAAACAATGTGTTTAACCATTTGTGGGagtaattttcattttgtgaGCCTGAAGCATTTTGATTCAGTGGGAATTTCTGGTGATTTATATCTGGAATAGAAGTGAGCTTAAGTTTAGCTATTCTAACGTTGAAAAAGGAAGCAATGTTTCTATTGGATTCTAAAGtatactttcaaaaatattctgAAGTACTTGTATATCTTAAACTTGGAGTTAAGACAGCTTAGCTTTGAAGATAAGATAAACCAGATGTGTGCATTTTCTACCCAGATGTGTTTGTTGCTGGAACTAAATGAAACAGTACATGGTAACCCTTGAAAGGTTTTAAACTTGTTTCTGTAACTGCTAATCTACATACTCTCAAGTCACTAACCTACCTCTTTGATCTCTTTGTAGGCTGACCAACTGACTGAAGAGCAGATTGCAGGTGAGAAATACTCAGCTAGATTGTACCCATTAGATTGTTATTCTAAATTGAATAGCCAACGTCAGAATAAAAGACTTGTATGAAATAATTGACTTTGGTATATGTCATGGATACTAACATATGGGTATAATATAATAGAGAATTCAACCTGCTTTGGCAAGTGGGATTGTAAACTTGCCGATGGAAGATGTGCGGGGCTAATTGTAATTAAAGACATGTATTTTAGTCTGCGTGGATATACTTTGGAGCCTTGTGGTGTAGTGGTGGTCTTCGTTTTGTTTTCTGAAGACTACCTTAGTATAAACAGGAATTCTGAGCTAGCTAACACTCTAGAAAAGGAGGCCAAGAAGTAACTAAGGCAACTTGAAATGGAGAATCAAAAAAGGAACATTGAATTTACCCTAGTTAAAATTAGCTAACATTTTAACCTAAGAATTGCATATATAATCAATCAGGGAGTAACCATTTCTCAAGtgaaaaaatttaagaagttggcattctattttataaatgtcaCTGTAGCAATAtggatttttctcttaaaaagcaGTGACAGCTGTTGAAATGAAGCTGCTTAAATCTTGTCCCTTTTAGTTTGCTATGGAAGTATGCAAAATTATTACATAAAACCTGATGTCGTGTTCTCTTTATGCCATGCCATAGAACATTAATACTTTTGATTTATTCTTATACTTTGAGATGGCTGATTAATGTCAATGTTGgggaaacttttttttccccccttgctggagtttttgttttgttttgttttgttttaattgtagTGTTGAAATGCTTTGCAAACTattcctttgttttcattagaGACTTTTATTAGCATGAGCACCAAGCAGTTTATTTGCCACAGTTTTCACAGTAAGCAGGAAGGGTTTGATAAGAGCTCAAAAACACTCGAGCACTTTTTCTTATGCTGGAGAAAACTGAGAAACCCGGTTGGAACTGTATAGCCCATTTAAAGCAAGCTCCCCACTTCCATAAGCATAGAAATTTGAGGAATACCAGAATTACACTAGTCACCTCAAATACTATTTGATAGGACTGTAGGTAGAAAGCTATTAGTATTAAAGACAAATTTAAGcaggttttatttttacttactgTGTAATTTGACTTAGTTTTTACTTTCTGAGGTTGGTAAATTACATGTATTGAATGTTACGAACAAAAAGCAAACAGTTtagggaataattttttttttgttgagttaCACTGTTTTAAAGGTATCACCTATTTGATCTCAtgtctcctcaaaaaaaaaaacagactgggCCTGATGGCTGGTAATcttatcactttgggaggctgaggcagtaggatcacttgagcccaggagtttgagaccagcctgggcaacatagtgagaccccatctctacaaagtaaATGTATCATCAAAATGTTTTTCTGAAGTAGTTTTTTATAAATATACTGTCTCCTTCCCAAACTGTCTCAGGCTATCTGATACTTTCACTCTTAAACTCTGACCTTCTCTAATACATTTCTCAATATTCCCAGTTAGGTAGTGGCACCTACTGTATGCAGTACAGCATGTTCACTTTAGGGTAGAAAACGTGTTACTCAATGTGCCTATTGCATAGTTGATGGTCTGCTCTCCTAAACACAcaactctttaaaaagaaagtttgttggccgggcgcagtggctcacgcctgtaattccagcactttgggaggccgaggcggatcacttgaggtcaggagttcatgaccagcctggccaacgtggtgaaaccccgtctctcctaaaaatacaaaaatttagccaggcgtggtggcgtgtgtctgtaatcccagctactcaggaggctgaggcaggagaatcacttgaacctgggaggcagaggttgcagtgaggcaagatcatgccactgcactccagcctgggcaacagagcgagactttgtctcaaaagaaaaaaaaaaaaagtttgtgtctATTGAATATAAGAGGATCCCTCTTCAGTGATtgatagcatttttattttttaaatttttttgagacagtttcactcttgttgcccaggctggagtacaatggcgcaacctccgtctcccgggttcaagcagttgtgcttcagcctgcccagtagctgggattagaggcatgcaccacctggctatttttgtatttttagtagagatggggtttcttcatgttggtcaggctggtctcaaactcgcaacttcaggtgatccacctgcctcagcctcccaaagtgctgggattacaggtgtgagtcaccatgcctggcctgatagAATTCTTATAAAGAATACTTGTAGTTCATCAAAACTGTGACATTCAGGACCTGTTCTCTTTATTGTCTTTAAGTTAAATCCTGTCTTTTCTTGGCTTTCATCATAAAATTAGGTTTCCAACGGgagtagagggaaaaaaatcttctTAGGTTCTCTTCTTACCTTACCTTTTCCTAGACCACAGATTTCTTTAAAGCCATTCCTTGGACCTCCAGGTTTCAGTTAAGATTTAGGGAAGAGGAACCAAAACTTTTAtgtactaaaataaaaatcatgtgcGGTCAGGGacctttttcttctactttgtaGGCCCAGTACCTGCCACATAGTTATCAttgaatatttcttgaataaattttaTTCTCAATGAGTGTGTAACataaaaaagttttagagcaCTACTATCCTAAGATTTCTGCCTACTCTCCAAGTCCCTTCTGCCCAAATTTGGTATATTTCAGTGTTTACCTTTGAGATGAAGGCAATTTTTTAATCTGGTAAATTGTAATTgttggtggctgggcatggtggcgcatgtctaatcccagcactttgggaggctgaggcagtgggattgcttgagcccaggagttcaagaccagtctgggcaacacagcaagaccctgtctcaaaaaaagagaaaaaaaatttttttttttttttttttttagttgtaagTGCTGGTGACCACTAACATCCTTGTTTAGATGAagttactaaattttttttttttttttttttttttgagatggagcttcactcttgcccaggctggagtgcagcagcatgatcttggctcactgcaccctttgcTGTCCaacttcaagcgattctcttagctcagtctcccaagtagctgggattacaggcgcacaccatcacgcccagctagtttttgtatttttaggagagatggggtttcaccatgttggccaggctggtcttgaactcctgacgtcaggtgatctactcacctcgacctcccaaagtgttgggattacaggcatgagccactgcgcccggcctaaaattttttatattaccTGGTCGTATAGAGCATTCCAGTCTAGTATGACATCACTAACAAGTTCATTTTGTTGATAACTCTGCCATGATGTCATTAGTTGTTGCTGTTTGACTTTTGGAAGACTGATAGGAAAAATGTACAGTATTTTTTCCTTAAGAAGTCTGTACCTAAACTTTCATTAAATTTTCAAGGTCCAAATTTgtttgataaaaatattaatattactcAATGTATAACAACAACTGCATGAAGTGCCAAAAGAATTCCAGTACATGGTCTTTAAGGGATTATTAAGTTCAGAATTTTGTGAAGAAATAGAAGTTAATAAGTAGtcatttgatttgttttgtaATTGTCTTGTGATAACCTatcttaataaaatttttaaaacatgttattttaataaaattatatgtttagGTAATAAACTAATTAGGGAAGGGACTTGGGGTTGctaatgaacaaataaaacttGAGTAATAGATTTTTCTGAAAGTTTCAATTTGGTCAGCTAAAATGGATTTTGGTAGGTTCCTTATACCTATCAATTACGTAGAAGATAGCTGTTCTGTGGCATTCAGGACCTGTTCTCTTTATTGTGTGTTTAGGTTTTGACTCTTGGATTAATTTCAAGTCATTCCTGGGAGTTACTGTTTAGAATTATATGCTTCTATACATAAAGATTATGCTAGTTTTGAAGTACAGGTAAACTGTAAAGGCAGGtgaattaaaattttactttggggtttattattttgagtttttacAGGTATTTTTCACTCTTTAGTATAAAAATACAAGTAGAAATTTGGAATAAACCTTGACCTTTAAAAGAAATGTTGTTTATTCCTTTCTTGAATGAATAACAAATAGTATTAGCATAGATACggttttattttctgcattttacttattctagcaaacattttaagtgttattagatttttaaatttcttgaaagTTATAAATAATCTTACACTATGCATCTTCCAGTATTTAGCTTTTTGTTAAATCGTATAATGGAAAGGTGATTACTGCTAATTAAACATTGGGAATTTATGCACCTAATGGTGGTGTTAAAAGATACCCATAGCAGAGAATGTAATATAAACAAATACCTCAAAGTCCTTTAATTTTCTTGTAACCTGTATTAGGTGAAAGGTGCAATGTGTCTGAACTCCAACATATGTATTTCTGGATATTTCTacattctgtttcaaaaacagtaaaattgAAATGTCTTTATCAATTGTGCCATTTGCAGGTGGAGACTCCCTGATCTATTTTTGTTACTAGGTTGATCTAGGTTAGCACTGTATACTATTTTCATAAAATCAATTAGTGTGGTACGAACCTTCTGATTGGTATTAGATGAGTTTCTCTATAAAACAGTAATATTTGAATAAGAAAGATTGCAGTTAGGAGGCAATTGTAAAACCCCAGCAAAGGATGATGGAGCCTTGAACCCCAAAATACTAGTTGTAGAGATGGAGGAAAAATCAGATAGTATTTAAATGATAGAATTCAAGACTTGTTGACAGATTTCAGACTGAAAGAGTTAAAAGTGGCTCTTGGGCTTTTGCTAGTATCTTTAGGGTTGCCTGGGAGTATAGAAttcattttcatatgttttgCTTGTCATCAGCCAGGGGAGCTATATCCTGTAGACagccagaaataaagatatttattgagcGAGATGGATAGACTAAAGATATCTTCGTTGTAAGTGGGTATAGATGAAGTGGCCAAGGagtggaaaagataaaattggtCACATCTAGACATAAGAGACAGGAGTAAGAGCCTTTGGCAGTATATGGTAGGAGGAAAATCAAAGTACTGTTACGAAGGCCAAGAGAAGTTTTGAGAGTTTTTCCATGCAGTTTTGGATGCTGCAAGAAAATGAGATAGTCTTTATCTtgacatttattaagtatttgtTGGACATAGTTCTAAGTGTTTGACACATACTAATTTTTTTATGGGGGGTGACCAGGTGAATACCCCTTGTGGGCATGGTGTAATGTGTCACCCCACTTACTGGGCACATTTATGTCATTTCACagaaatgaggaagctgaggcagaaaagGTTTAGTAACTTGTCCAGATTGCATTGCCAGAAGAAGGAACAGAGCTAGGAAATTCTAACCCAGTAGTCAAGTTACAGAGTCTCATTTTAGTTTCTATGCCATATGGCTTCACATTGAAACATACTTGATGGATTGGGTGACTGACTAGTGGTCACTGGTAAACTTAGCATTTTCAGGTGATGAGTTGGAGCtgtatgtcattttaaaatagtgGATTGTTTGGAGAGAGGAAATTGGTATGAGTAGTAGTGCCTTCCAAAATTTGGGGAGGGATAAGGGCAAGCACTTAAAATATAACTAAGGTTTCAATTTAGTTTTAGGCTAagcaatgtgaagatatttatgtggTAATGGGGCAAATTAGTGGAAGAATAGTTGAGTCCAGGGAAGAGGTAATACGGAATGAAACTGGAAGGTGTACGCGAATTGGAGTAGGGATAAGCAGGCAGGGAATAAATTGGCCTTGGACCGTAAAGAAGGTACACCATTTCTTACACATGTGTCGcacatattttcaaatgtatgGCTATGTTGGCTTAATGGCCCCATGTATGGCTTAATGGCCCCATGAACTTGGAAACTTTTTGTATTCATTTGCTGATAAGGTCTAATATCTTCTGGGAAATGACTTACTTGGAAAATACTAGCTTTATTATTTACTCATTGGTATAACTTTGCAGTATCAAAGTTAGtttgttttagtttctttctttcttttttttgagacaggtctcactctgttgcccaagctggagtgcagtggtgtgatctcggctcactgcagcctctgcctctcgggttcaagcagttctcctgccgcagcctccccagtagctgggactacaggcgcatgctgccacacccagctaatttgtgtgtgtgtgtgtgtgtgtgtgtgtgtgtgtgttttagtagagacggggtttcaccgtgttgttcaggctggtctggaactcctcctgagctcaggcagtctgcccaccttggcctcccaaagtgctaggattacaggtgtgagccactgcacctggcctgttttagtttctttatctgtaaatggTGAATGAAGCCAGGTAGTCTGGAGTGTTGCACCAGCAGGAGGTTTCCATGTAATCTAGTGATGTATTAGAAGGAACatatagccgggcacagtggctcatgcactgtaatcccagcactttgggaggcagaggcaggcagatcacctgaggttgggagttcgaggccagcctgaccaacatggagaaaccccatctctattaaaaatagaaaattagctgggcgtagtggtgcatgcctgtaattccagctactcgggaggctgaggcaggagaattgcttgatcctgggaggaggaggttgcggtgggccgagattgcaccattgcagtccagcctgggcaacaagagtgaaagtccatctcaaaaccaaaaaacaagaaGGAACATACTATCACAACAAGATCTTAAGGAATAATCAGTTTCACTGTATAAGGTTGGGGTTTTAATATTCCAAAGAAAGCTCAAAATGATCTTTGTTCTCAGTGACATGCATCTAGCTAAAACTGGACATTCATATCTTGATCAGCCCATTGTTATAGACTTTATATAGTCCCTTCTCCTGCCTTACTAGAAAGGGAAAGTAGCCTGTTTTAATTTAGTAGGTGATTGATTCAGACATAGTGGCTAACTCTAAACACAGTATACAGAAACAGTTTAATTACTCTGTAGAAATACGTATTTGGGTACCAAtagtcttatttttgttttgtgagtGTAGGTTAGGTCTGTAATTTTGAATTACGTTTCACAGAGCAGCTTTAGTGACAGAGGAGCCAGTCATTTGGGGATTTGATTCTTTTCCTCTGTAAACCTAGGATAATTTTACTTAGATCAGCATGAAAGTACAGTGGTATGATTGGTCaaagatatatttgaaatattatcaTAAGGTATCATAAAGATTGGTTAATCTTTAGGAGTCAAAGTCACATTTCAATTACTACCTCCATTGATATTTTTCCGTTAAAAATTTTTGGGTTTTTCTGAGACGTGGGGTCTTAGTTTggtcaggctgaagtgcagtggctattcgcTGGCACAATCCCACCACTGAGTAGGCTTTAAGAGTTACTACATTTCATTTaggttacattttattattaatctGTGTATTTGGATTGTGGTCTTTCTTTCAAACAGAATTCAAAGAAGCTTTTTCACTATTTGACAAAGATGGTGATGGAACTATAACAACAAAGGAATTGGGAACTGTAATGAGGTCTCTTGGGCAGAATCCCACAGAAGCAGAGTTACAGGACATGATTAATGAAGTAGATGCTGATGGTAAGTCTTCAGTTTTGAAGGATGGGAGGGGTTGAAGAAGTGATACTTAGATGGTTCCACTAAACCTTTGCTGTTTGCTTATATGTTTCCACTAAAGCTTTGATGTTTCCACTAAACCATTTCAGGTAATGGCACAATTGACTTCCCTGAATTTCTGACAATGAtggcaagaaaaatgaaagacacGGACAGTGAAGAAGAAATTAGAGAAGCATTCCGTGTGTTTGATAAGGTAGGTCAAGGACTGGATATGTTAAattttgaggatgaaatgaaGATACCAAGACTCATTATgaagacttgttttttttttgttttttttttgatgatttaCCAACATATTTTAATTATCAAGCAAAAGCTTTTTAAGAATTCAGTATAGATTTTCTAATACATGTATTGCATTCATCTTGTCAAAGGAGGTGTCACTTGACTTTGGGACTAGGAAATAATGATTTCAATATAGGACATTTTGCTTGGCTGTTAATGACATTTGTAGGTCAACTGTGTAGATTTGTATGCATTTCTAAAGTATGTTTTTCTCCCAATGTGAAATTTAGTAGTAAACTTGATAAATTTCCATTCCAACTCTCAAGTCTGTAATTTGACTCAGAAACTATACTAAATTTTTTGCTAGGATGGCAATGGCTATATTAGTGCTGCAGAACTTCGCCATGTGATGACAAACCTTGGAGAGAAGTTAACAGATGAAGAAGTTGATGAAATGATCAGGGAAGCAGATATTGATGGTGATGGTCAAGTAAACTATGAAGGTAAATCTTTTCACTCTCACGCCTCATTCTTCACTTTGATTTTTAAGATAAGAGGTGCTTGTTAGGTAACTGATTGAAATTAGTGACCCTTCCCCCCAAATTAGGATGCTAAAACAGTTACTTATATTTAACCTTCTTAAAATTCAGAGTGTTGTCTGCAGACTAGGTAACATTGCTCTGACTTGAGAacttaatttagaaatatttactaTCAGGTTCTATCCCTACACCTGGAATCAGCATTTTAATAGGATTCTTGGGTGATTCATatataaagtttgagaagcactgttcaGTGTTTGTGTGATTGTGGAACAATGTGGAAAGCAAACTTATTCCGAGTTTCCTAAAATGAAATGATTGTGACTTTTCTTTCCCCgcactgtattttttctttaattggcTTTAGTCTGAAACTGAAGTTTACATGTGCTTCAAAAGTATCGTGTCTATTAACTCTAAGATGGCCATATCAGGAAGCAAGGCATTTAGAAACTGAAGGATTTTCAgtaaaactttgtatttttttcatgatGTAACTACTTAACTTAGAAGAGCATAAAATgtaatgttataaaaattaaacctAGCCCATAGCATTGAATTTACAGTATTGTCTTGTAATCCAGCAGACTTAAAATTCAAGTCTAAACTAAGATAGAGTCAAGAATGCTCTTTTTATATTGGCCTATCTAAAGCGTTAATTTGGCTCTTACTAATAAACCTGAATAGTTATGGTTAATGaagttccagcctgggcaataaactAGCTTCCCTCTGTACTTAATGGTAATTCTGAGGAAAGAGGGGAATAGAAAGAGTACTCAGTAATTGAGTAAatgtgatttgttttgttttgttttgtttttgtcttttgctaTTGACTCAAATTTTttgtgtactttttctttttcagagtttgTACAAATGATGACAGCAAAGTGAAGACCTTGTACAGAATGTGTTAAATTTCTTGTACAAAAttgtttatttgccttttctttgttTGTAACTTATCTGTAAAAGGTTTCTCCCTACTGTCAAAAAAATATGCATGTATAGTAATTAGGACTTCATTCCTCCATGTTTTCTTCCCTTATCTTACTGTCATTGTCCTAAAaccttattttagaaaattgatCAAGTAACATGTTGCATGTGGCTTACTCTGGATATATCTAGCCCTTCTGCACATCTAAACTTAGATGGAGTTGGTCAAATGAGGGAACATCTGGGTTATGccttttttaaagtagttttctttaGGAACTGTCAGCATGTTGTTGTTGAAGTGTGGAGTTGTAACTCTGCGTGGACTATGGACAGTCAACAATATGTACTTAAAAGTTGCACTATTGCAAAACGGGTGTATTATCCAGGTACTCGTACACTATTTTTTTGTACTGCTGGTCCTGTaccagaaacattttcttttattgttacttgctttttaaactttgtttagcCACTTAAAATCTGCTTATGGCACAATTTGCCtcaaaatccattccaagttgtatatttgtt
This genomic window from Pongo pygmaeus isolate AG05252 chromosome 12, NHGRI_mPonPyg2-v2.0_pri, whole genome shotgun sequence contains:
- the CALM2 gene encoding calmodulin-2 isoform X1, whose translation is MADQLTEEQIAEFKEAFSLFDKDGDGTITTKELGTVMRSLGQNPTEAELQDMINEVDADGNGTIDFPEFLTMMARKMKDTDSEEEIREAFRVFDKDGNGYISAAELRHVMTNLGEKLTDEEVDEMIREADIDGDGQVNYEEFVQMMTAK
- the CALM2 gene encoding calmodulin-2 isoform X2, with protein sequence MRSLGQNPTEAELQDMINEVDADGNGTIDFPEFLTMMARKMKDTDSEEEIREAFRVFDKDGNGYISAAELRHVMTNLGEKLTDEEVDEMIREADIDGDGQVNYEEFVQMMTAK